In one Carassius carassius chromosome 12, fCarCar2.1, whole genome shotgun sequence genomic region, the following are encoded:
- the LOC132154850 gene encoding uncharacterized protein LOC132154850 has translation MTRLTVMLRAMALAAVFMPDFLGAGPVGRSKEKDVIEGAAEVKTDSMSSLKKLVRSRRNVAYYRSLPDFWGWYKYFMQTNNQEGIEDMDRMYRVYLQNKHRVEEGRSYNHYLTHLSEIYKACANSDDPDCIAESTSKPKAKMVMPVPVRQATVTVCNPYLDPYCLYAVRPKAAEEEPSPAPEKLPAPILSPLLPLPLKTPPAYYYAPVLEPFLSAEQRAELLRICNPSDTECLQYHLRSAYGYRPSLGPLPSYAHLGCDPTKDLYCHPKLVTRSPSGLYHLYPTCNPATDPLCASNVVAPAAQTSGNADAPKEQFCNPLFDEGCNPLTAAKLAALNKPVLEYTPRDEPAPVNLACDPRYDPYCLMGGAAALRKPPPVLPEFQTRHQLGIRGKTKEGYDCYMFYDKDCTPVENQDLRASAASSTPDCHPYDPNCGKFAPQPSTGADAAKRVKDGIIEPHPDCDPEIDYNCRLRRAESASQEHKYEPAQQEQVHGNPLPEHVAPGYPVPRFRDFLRGYMGGYKK, from the exons ATGACCAGACTTACTGTTATGCTCCGTGCAATGGCTCTTGCAGCTGTCTTTATGCCAG ACTTTCTGGGCGCTGGTCCTGTAGGACGCAGTAAAGAAAAGGATG TTATAGAGGGCGCTGCTGAGGTGAAGACAGACAGCATGTCATCGCTGAAAAAGCTGGTCCGTAGCAGGAGGAATGTTGCCTACTACAGGAGTCTACCTGATTTTTGGGGCTGGTATAAATACTTCATGCAGACCAACAACCAGGAGGGA ATTGAGGACATGGATCGCATGTACCGTGTTTACCTACAGAACAAGCACAGAGTAGAAGAGGGACGCTCCTACAACCATTACCTCACTCACCTGAGCGAAATTTACAAAGCCTGTGCCAACTCTGATGACCCAGACTGCATTGCAGAATCCACCAGCAAACCCAAAGCCAAGATGGTCATGCCTGTTCCTGTGAGGCAAGCTACTGTGACAGTGTGCAACCCTTACCTCGACCCCTACTGTCTCTATGCTGTTAGACCAAAAGCTGCAGAAGAAGAGCCTTCACCTGCCCCAGAAAAGCTCCCTGCTCCGATTTTGTCCCCTCTACTACCTCTGCCTCTGAAAACCCCACCAGCTTACTACTACGCTCCGGTCTTAGAGCCTTTCTTGTCAGCTGAGCAGAGGGCAGAACTTTTGCGTATATGCAATCCTTCAGACACAGAGTGTTTGCAGTACCACCTGCGCTCTGCTTATGGCTACAGACCCTCGCTTGGCCCTCTGCCCTCCTATGCTCACCTTGGATGTGATCCTACCAAAGATCTTTACTGCCATCCCAAACTGGTGACCAGATCGCCTTCAGGTTTGTATCACCTGTACCCTACCTGTAACCCTGCCACTGACCCCCTTTGTGCCTCCAATGTAGTTGCACCTGCAGCCCAAACCAGTGGGAATGCAGATGCCCCCAAAGAGCAGTTTTGCAACCCTTTGTTTGATGAGGGCTGCAACCCCCTTACAGCTGCCAAACTAGCTGCACTAAATAAGCCGGTCTTGGAATACACTCCAAGAGATGAGCCTGCACCTGTCAACCTGGCCTGCGACCCTCGTTACGATCCATATTGTCTGATGGGTGGAGCCGCTGCTTTGAGAAAACCCCCTCCGGTTCTCCCTGAGTTCCAGACCCGTCACCAACTGGGCATCCGTGGAAAGACCAAAGAAGGTTATGACTGCTACATGTTTTATGATAAGGACTGCACCCCAGTAGAGAACCAGGACTTGAGGGCAAGTGCTGCCAGTTCTACACCAGATTGCCACCCGTACGACCCCAACTGTGGTAAGTTTGCCCCTCAGCCATCCACTGGAGCTGATGCAGCCAAGAGAGTTAAAGATGGCATCATTGAGCCCCATCCAGACTGTGACCCAGAAATCGATTACAACTGCCGTCTGCGCCGAGCAGAATCCGCAAGTCAAGAACACAAATATGAGCCAGCTCAGCAAGAACAAGTTCATGGCAACCCTCTCCCTGAACACGTGGCACCTGGGTATCCAGTTCCACGATTCAGGGACTTCCTGAGAGGGTATATGGGTGGCTACAAGAAATGA
- the LOC132154852 gene encoding RNA-binding Raly-like protein isoform X1 has translation MTGKTQTSNITNKTDPRSLNSRVFIGNLNTAVVKKTDIELIFAKYGKITGCSVHKGFAFVQYACERNARSAVAGENTRVLAGQTLDINMAGEPRPYRPKVGSKRPFSLYSGYEFHYDFYRDDFYTRIFDIHGRLAPSPRAMIPIKHSRLVALSTRRTKNSFQPKMSTCSSYLKTMSSGSLCSMVKSDQLLTIKQELSQIKIKIDSLLGRLEKIEQKQLAEAEANRKHKKAYQSLYRETEEDVDQEHQEAGSWEVTDEGDDGNDRANGELIDNHISDVDN, from the exons ATGACTGGGAAAACTCAAACCAGCAATATAACAAACAAGACAGATCCTCGCTCTCTGAATTCCAGAGTGTTCATTGGTAACCTCAACACTGCTGTGGTCAAGAAAACtgacattgagctcatttttgcTAAGTATGGCAAGATTACGGGCTGCTCTGTGCACAAGGGCTTTGCTTTCGTCCAGTATGCCTGCGAGAGGAATGCTCGATCGGCTGTGGCTGGTGAGAACACCAGGGTGCTGGCTGGACAGACCTTAG ACATTAACATGGCTGGAGAACCACGTCCTTACAGGCCAAAAGTGGGATCCAAGCGACCTTTCTCCTTATACAG tggcTATGAATTTCATTATGATTTCTACAGGGATGATTTCTATACCAG GATTTTTGACATTCATGGGAGATTAGCACCGTCCCCTCGGGCTATGATACCTATCAAGCATTCCCGTTTGGTTGCACTCTCAACACGCAGGACAAAAAACTCTTTCCAGCCAAAGATGTCCACCTGCTCTTCTTATCTAAAAACGATGTCGTCAGGTTCCTTATGCTCTATGG TGAAATCCGATCAGCTCCTGACAATCAAGCAAGAACTGTCTCAGATAAAGATTAAGATCGACTCCTTGCTGGGAAGGCTAGAGAAGATTGAACAGAAGCAGTTAGCAGAAGCAG AAGCCAACAGGAAGCACAAAAAAGCCTATCAATCTCTCTATAGAGAGACAGAAGAGGATGTGGATCAGGAACATCAGGAAGCGGGGTCTTGGGAAGTGACTGATGAAGGTGATGATGGAAATGACAGGGCTAATGGTGAACTG ATAGACAACCACATATCTGATGTAGACAACTGA
- the LOC132154852 gene encoding RNA-binding Raly-like protein isoform X2 yields MTGKTQTSNITNKTDPRSLNSRVFIGNLNTAVVKKTDIELIFAKYGKITGCSVHKGFAFVQYACERNARSAVAGENTRVLAGQTLDINMAGEPRPYRPKVGSKRPFSLYRDDFYTRIFDIHGRLAPSPRAMIPIKHSRLVALSTRRTKNSFQPKMSTCSSYLKTMSSGSLCSMVKSDQLLTIKQELSQIKIKIDSLLGRLEKIEQKQLAEAEANRKHKKAYQSLYRETEEDVDQEHQEAGSWEVTDEGDDGNDRANGELIDNHISDVDN; encoded by the exons ATGACTGGGAAAACTCAAACCAGCAATATAACAAACAAGACAGATCCTCGCTCTCTGAATTCCAGAGTGTTCATTGGTAACCTCAACACTGCTGTGGTCAAGAAAACtgacattgagctcatttttgcTAAGTATGGCAAGATTACGGGCTGCTCTGTGCACAAGGGCTTTGCTTTCGTCCAGTATGCCTGCGAGAGGAATGCTCGATCGGCTGTGGCTGGTGAGAACACCAGGGTGCTGGCTGGACAGACCTTAG ACATTAACATGGCTGGAGAACCACGTCCTTACAGGCCAAAAGTGGGATCCAAGCGACCTTTCTCCTTATACAG GGATGATTTCTATACCAG GATTTTTGACATTCATGGGAGATTAGCACCGTCCCCTCGGGCTATGATACCTATCAAGCATTCCCGTTTGGTTGCACTCTCAACACGCAGGACAAAAAACTCTTTCCAGCCAAAGATGTCCACCTGCTCTTCTTATCTAAAAACGATGTCGTCAGGTTCCTTATGCTCTATGG TGAAATCCGATCAGCTCCTGACAATCAAGCAAGAACTGTCTCAGATAAAGATTAAGATCGACTCCTTGCTGGGAAGGCTAGAGAAGATTGAACAGAAGCAGTTAGCAGAAGCAG AAGCCAACAGGAAGCACAAAAAAGCCTATCAATCTCTCTATAGAGAGACAGAAGAGGATGTGGATCAGGAACATCAGGAAGCGGGGTCTTGGGAAGTGACTGATGAAGGTGATGATGGAAATGACAGGGCTAATGGTGAACTG ATAGACAACCACATATCTGATGTAGACAACTGA
- the LOC132155409 gene encoding leucine-rich repeat and coiled-coil domain-containing protein 1-like has protein sequence MRQVMAVRELCLTYKDISSLLEVPLDPSISSLNLHFNRLTKIECPGEEEELVSRLDQAGGVCGPGQVLLNGGSYEPEAEDTFNNHPVNVDEVMRASFLLPEVHNELLCLAGVVEQVVVSASCGQVLLEQDEQIHKLLDENVQDKRKLKQQLEEEMASEKAELLNRLESQVKRMKEGFDSKEIMLIEERVKASQAHGAAMEKLHSVDDAFHRQLESLQASHQTEIPSLANDKQKQIEKANKKVLLVEEEMCQLLEEAESNKRVMEEKIRCLTQVLKDFLPITNRRQKRGNALFKTYDTYVSM, from the exons ATGCGGCAGGTCATGGCTGTTCGAGAGCTCTGTCTAACTTATAAAGATATTTCAAG tctaCTAGAGGTCCCACTGGATCCCAGTATTTCATCACTGAATCTTCACTTTAACCGTCTCACAAAGATTGAG tgtcctgggGAAGAAGAGGAGCTGGTGAGCCgccttgaccaggctggaggtgtttgtggtccaggacaggtcctccTAAATGGTGGTTCCTATGAACCTGAAGCTGAAGATACGTTCAATAatcatcccgttaatgtggatgaggtcatgcgtgcttcctttctcCTTCCTGAAGttcacaatgagctcctttgtcttgctGGTGTTGTGGAGCAGGTGGTTGTCAGCGCATCATgcggccag GTATTGCTGGAGCAAGATGAGCAGATCCATAAACTTCTTGATGAGAATGTACAGGACAAGCGGAAGCTGAAACAGCAGCTGGAGGAGGAAATGGCCTCT GAAAAGGCAGAGCTGTTGAACAGGCTTGAGAGCCAGGTGAAGCGAATGAAGGAGGGTTTTGATTCCAAAGAGATAATGCTGATAGAGGAAAGAGTCAAGGCTTCACAAGCACACGG agcgGCAATGGAGAAGCTTCACAGTGTGGACGATGCATTCCATAGACAACTGGAATCTCTGCAAGCTTCCCATCAGACTGAAATACCTAGTCTTGCGAAtgacaaacagaaacaaatagAAAAAGCCAATAAGA aGGTGCTCCTGGTGGAAGAGGAAATGTGCCAGCTGCTTGAGGAAGCTGAGAGTAATAAAAGGGTAATGGAGGAGAAAATTAGATGCCTCACACAAGTGCTGAAAGACTTCCTACCCATTACAAACCGAAGACAAAAACGTGGAAATGCCCTTTTCAAGACTTATGACACTTATGTCTCTATGTAG